TAGAAATAGCATAAATCAAAGCTTTCCGGATTGACGGAAGGCTTTTTTCTTTTATTTATTCAAAAATATCGTGTTTACTCTTGTTAATATAATGTTTGAATTTGTGTTTTTTGAAAAATGTAGTATAATAGAGACAAATATAGTAGGAATGGAAGTAGTACCATGAAAGATAGCAGACATGTTGAAATTCTTCAGGAACTGGATCGAAAAAGTGTGGTATCGGTCAAAGAGCTCAAGGAACTTTTTGGGGTGACAGATATGACCATTCGTCGCGATCTGATTGATCTTGAAAAACAAGGTCTTTTAGTTCGTGTACATGGTGGGGCCCACAAAAAAGTCAAAGATAGCTTATTAGAAGCTTCTCACAGTGAAAAAAATCTGATCAATATTGATGAGAAACGAAGCATTGCCAAAAAATGTGCAGACTTGATCGAAAATGGGGATACCGTCTTTATTGGCTCTGGTACAACAACAGACTTTATCGGAGATTATTTGGAAGGGAAAGAAATTAGCATCGTCACCAACTCCCTGCCTATTTTTGAGAAGCTCAAGGATTTCCCGAATTATGACTTGATATTAGTTGGTGGTCGCTACCGGGTAAAGACACAAACCTTTGTCGGTCAATTTGCCAATAAACTTTTGAAAGAAATCAAGGTTTCTAAGGCCTTCATCGGGGTCAATGGGATCGATGGGCATAGTGTCTCCACAGCCAATGAAGAAGAAGGAAATGGCAATGCCATTATTCTGAACAATGCGATAGAGAAATATGTGGTAGCTGATAACAGCAAGTTTGATAGTTATTCCTTCTACAGTTTCTATCGTGTGGAAGATCTAAATGCCATTATTACCGATGATAGTATTCCAAAGAAAATCAAAGACAAATACGCCTTGTATACGAAAATCATTTAAGATCAAGTGGTCTCAAAAAAGAGACCACTTTTTACTTTTTTAAGGATGTTAGAAAATGACGGTTAGGAAGCGCTTTAAAGATGAATATAAACAAAAATAAACAAAATACGACAAAAAATGATTGACAATCAATCAATATAGTGATATACTCTAACCATAAAATAAATAGTTAGATAAGGAGGTGGCAACAATGGGATTAAATCAACTCTTTAACAAAGATCTTGTATTTTGCCTACATGCCAAGGATCAAACAGATCTCTTTGAGCAGGTAGCAAGCTTATTGGAAGAGCGACAGATTGTGACACCAACCTATCGTTCCGCTTTGATTGAGCGTGAAAAGTCTTTCCCGACTGGATTAGACATGGA
The Streptococcus parasanguinis genome window above contains:
- a CDS encoding DeoR/GlpR family DNA-binding transcription regulator, whose product is MKDSRHVEILQELDRKSVVSVKELKELFGVTDMTIRRDLIDLEKQGLLVRVHGGAHKKVKDSLLEASHSEKNLINIDEKRSIAKKCADLIENGDTVFIGSGTTTDFIGDYLEGKEISIVTNSLPIFEKLKDFPNYDLILVGGRYRVKTQTFVGQFANKLLKEIKVSKAFIGVNGIDGHSVSTANEEEGNGNAIILNNAIEKYVVADNSKFDSYSFYSFYRVEDLNAIITDDSIPKKIKDKYALYTKII